In Microvenator marinus, one genomic interval encodes:
- a CDS encoding exodeoxyribonuclease V subunit gamma: MIQLWYSNYLERLVDAFVACAFARDSDPLDTRLVVVPNRNIETYLKLEVARREGISANVEYMFLNRFLTRLLGAEIKFLDREMVRGLLLDEILSTERPLPELDFYLDAARDHDDRDRRAFQVADRLARFFEEYELSRPQMIEAWATHTILEEEPFKSTEAWQRELWLRIFGPEGKVEEIRQSHSSVQVMRLGEFLSKVANGAPPLGQPIHFFGLSYLAKQYYRVIEGLSSENLVYLYTLNPCMEFWEDLPSEWKLRRAQRFQKRARSMPMLNLRNEANIRVGEEEDPIPLRLWGEPGRDHIRFLNQLTECDFEPLFEDPMDSGDSLLHQIQHDIYARNAVQTIQRRPWDPSFVVLECPTLEREVEIVASEIWRVIQEEEENGNTLNFNDFAVVVNPEDREAYQAHIRAIFRDTWNIPHNIIDISASKNRRFLEGVDLLLKLPFGEFRRDELLRLLTHPNVMARAPEARPQDWKRWVDDLHILYGGDQSDLEHTYIKKALYHWDQGLRRLSLGVLMHNDTEDLRVFSGEQEWVPYSTSPSEMKSVASFVRAARELISKSREFAEAEHPLKVWYTLVAEWIRASLHCVDEDDEMDMSRVLRTIDDLEDRELSTRPVSYRVALDSIDAALENLEISRGQYLAEGVVVSSFVPMRPIPFKVVFILGLGERNFPRMDTRSPLDLRWARSEEFDHFSSRRNDEYMFLETMISTRERLYLSYVSRNSHTGEEMMPSSVVRELDFMLKRYYLDEDEFEKVHRKHPLRRFDPAYFRGDPKFINVHPEALREAKTLALRSAGAARNAPEVAELLGFVDLPERPEWHEEVTISIRQIRRFLENPLQGTAEFFLGLRTGSDEDIFAVETEYFSTPGAWVRRELSAILLEAWTKQGADLKEADLERLFDEHARVQELCGQIPTGIFLKANRQKHLHKMQQWLNNLELLEISTAEKPEVWHFGRDRERRVQVNFSDPIEFQVPGEPPLKVILSGKTGPVLSKSGVSLTLNNASGLGSWNSEYQFLSGFLDYMVLLATGRVEAERWRVVVNGNDIATNSNVREFVFKDSDEAREAALNWLHGIFRSMVSGVHTYQFPADAALDQGLRSEKWAKPFDRIVRNSKLNWGPIKDPKDQRLYRIPSDDEVADLIEARLGPYFKSRQDPDAW; encoded by the coding sequence ATGATTCAACTCTGGTATTCAAACTACTTGGAGCGACTCGTCGACGCATTTGTGGCGTGTGCTTTTGCGCGGGATTCAGATCCGCTCGATACCCGTTTGGTGGTCGTGCCGAACCGCAATATCGAGACCTATCTGAAGCTCGAAGTTGCGCGACGAGAGGGGATTTCCGCCAACGTGGAGTACATGTTCCTGAATCGGTTTTTGACTCGATTATTAGGAGCGGAGATCAAGTTTTTGGACCGCGAGATGGTCCGTGGATTGCTCCTCGACGAGATCCTCTCAACCGAGCGCCCCCTGCCAGAGCTCGACTTCTATCTGGATGCCGCCCGCGACCACGATGACCGCGATCGAAGGGCGTTTCAGGTGGCGGACAGACTCGCGAGGTTTTTTGAGGAGTACGAGCTTAGCCGGCCACAAATGATCGAGGCGTGGGCGACTCATACAATTTTGGAGGAAGAGCCGTTCAAGAGCACCGAAGCGTGGCAAAGAGAGCTCTGGCTTCGGATCTTTGGACCCGAAGGAAAAGTTGAAGAGATTCGCCAATCGCATTCCTCGGTTCAAGTGATGCGTTTGGGCGAGTTCTTGAGCAAGGTGGCTAACGGCGCGCCGCCATTGGGACAGCCGATTCATTTCTTTGGCCTCTCCTACCTCGCAAAGCAGTACTACCGGGTCATCGAAGGTCTTTCGAGCGAGAACCTGGTCTATCTCTACACGCTAAATCCCTGCATGGAGTTTTGGGAGGACCTGCCGAGTGAGTGGAAATTACGCCGTGCTCAACGCTTTCAGAAGCGGGCACGCTCCATGCCGATGCTCAATCTCAGAAACGAGGCGAATATCCGCGTGGGAGAGGAAGAGGACCCGATACCCCTTAGGCTTTGGGGCGAGCCTGGGCGCGACCATATTCGATTTTTGAATCAGTTGACGGAGTGTGATTTCGAGCCACTTTTTGAGGACCCGATGGATTCGGGTGACTCACTTCTCCACCAAATCCAACACGATATTTATGCACGAAACGCAGTCCAGACCATTCAGCGGCGACCATGGGATCCGAGCTTTGTAGTGCTCGAATGCCCGACCCTCGAGCGCGAAGTCGAGATCGTGGCGAGCGAGATTTGGCGAGTGATTCAGGAAGAAGAGGAGAATGGAAATACACTTAATTTTAATGATTTCGCTGTGGTGGTTAACCCTGAAGACAGAGAGGCATACCAGGCTCATATCCGCGCCATATTTAGGGACACATGGAATATTCCACATAATATCATCGATATCAGCGCCTCAAAAAACCGCCGATTTTTGGAAGGTGTTGATCTACTACTGAAGTTACCTTTTGGGGAGTTCAGACGCGACGAGTTACTGCGTCTTCTGACTCACCCTAATGTTATGGCGCGGGCCCCTGAGGCGCGGCCACAGGACTGGAAACGTTGGGTTGACGACCTCCATATTCTCTATGGTGGCGACCAGTCCGACCTTGAGCATACCTACATCAAAAAGGCGCTCTATCATTGGGATCAGGGGCTACGCAGGCTCAGTCTTGGCGTCCTGATGCACAACGATACCGAGGATTTGCGGGTCTTTTCGGGCGAACAAGAGTGGGTGCCGTATTCGACGAGTCCGTCCGAGATGAAGAGCGTGGCGAGTTTTGTGCGCGCGGCGCGGGAGTTGATTTCCAAGTCCCGCGAGTTTGCTGAAGCTGAGCACCCTCTGAAGGTTTGGTACACGCTCGTCGCCGAGTGGATTCGAGCCTCGCTACATTGCGTAGATGAGGACGACGAGATGGATATGAGTCGTGTGCTTCGCACCATCGACGACCTCGAGGACCGTGAACTTTCAACGCGGCCTGTCTCGTACCGTGTGGCGTTGGACTCAATCGACGCAGCGCTCGAAAACCTGGAAATCTCGCGGGGCCAGTACCTGGCCGAAGGTGTGGTCGTCTCGTCCTTTGTTCCTATGCGGCCAATTCCTTTCAAAGTGGTCTTCATCTTAGGGCTCGGTGAGCGCAATTTTCCCCGCATGGATACGCGTTCTCCGCTTGATTTGCGTTGGGCTCGTAGCGAGGAATTCGACCATTTTTCCAGTCGGCGAAATGACGAGTACATGTTCCTTGAGACCATGATTTCCACGCGCGAAAGGCTCTACCTGAGCTACGTTTCGCGCAATTCGCATACCGGTGAAGAGATGATGCCTTCATCGGTGGTCCGCGAGCTCGACTTCATGTTGAAGCGTTATTATCTGGACGAGGACGAGTTCGAGAAGGTGCACCGGAAGCACCCGCTTAGACGGTTTGACCCCGCGTATTTCCGTGGCGATCCGAAGTTTATCAACGTGCATCCCGAGGCGTTGAGAGAGGCTAAAACGCTGGCTCTGCGATCCGCAGGTGCGGCACGTAACGCGCCAGAGGTTGCTGAGCTCTTGGGCTTTGTGGATCTCCCCGAGCGACCCGAATGGCATGAGGAGGTCACGATTTCGATTCGGCAGATCCGGAGATTTTTGGAAAATCCTCTGCAAGGTACGGCTGAGTTTTTCCTCGGCCTTCGAACCGGAAGCGATGAAGATATTTTTGCGGTTGAGACCGAATATTTCTCGACCCCGGGAGCTTGGGTTCGACGAGAGTTGAGCGCGATTTTGCTCGAGGCCTGGACAAAACAAGGTGCAGATCTCAAGGAAGCAGACCTCGAAAGGCTTTTTGATGAACATGCTCGGGTCCAGGAACTCTGCGGACAAATCCCGACCGGGATCTTTCTCAAGGCCAATCGCCAAAAGCATCTGCATAAGATGCAGCAATGGCTCAACAACCTCGAACTCCTCGAAATCTCAACGGCTGAAAAGCCCGAAGTCTGGCATTTTGGGCGAGACCGCGAACGGCGGGTGCAGGTCAACTTCTCGGACCCGATCGAGTTCCAAGTTCCGGGCGAACCCCCACTCAAGGTGATTCTTAGCGGCAAGACGGGCCCCGTGCTGTCCAAGAGCGGGGTCAGCCTGACCCTCAATAACGCGAGTGGGCTTGGGAGTTGGAATAGCGAGTACCAGTTTCTAAGCGGGTTTTTGGACTATATGGTGCTGCTCGCCACAGGGCGCGTGGAGGCGGAGCGTTGGCGAGTGGTGGTCAACGGGAACGATATTGCCACCAATTCAAACGTGCGTGAGTTTGTGTTCAAGGATTCCGACGAGGCGCGCGAAGCGGCGCTCAATTGGTTGCATGGGATTTTCAGGAGCATGGTTTCTGGAGTTCATACCTATCAGTTCCCCGCGGACGCTGCGCTTGACCAGGGCTTAAGGAGCGAGAAATGGGCCAAGCCGTTTGACCGAATCGTGCGTAATTCGAAGCTCAACTGGGGACCGATCAAGGACCCAAAAGACCAACGGCTTTATCGGATCCCGAGCGACGACGAAGTTGCAGATCTCATCGAGGCGCGCCTCGGCCCCTACTTCAAGAGTCGACAGGATCCCGATGCGTGGTGA
- a CDS encoding ArsA family ATPase has protein sequence MKSTNLYKKRLLLFSGKGGVGKTTVSSAFALSCARRGEKTLLIELNVHDKVSSMFGAGRVGTEITEVEDNLWAVNITPEAALEEYAVMMLKVRIVYKAVFENRIMKSFLRAIPGLNELVMLGKAYYHVVEKENGKHVWDKIVVDAPATGHGLFLLKIPMVITSILSSGHMFEEAERIIEVLRDPEITALNLVTLAEEMPVNETIMLHNQTRDELKIPMGAVIANGVYEPLFSESEHEILNAAAKHVKEPSVLAMIDAANFRVMRTRLQAGYLKEIDREIPLPRHTLPFVFTPRMDFQSLLTLAEKLESEIEGGQS, from the coding sequence TTGAAATCAACGAACCTCTATAAAAAACGGCTTTTACTCTTTTCCGGGAAAGGAGGCGTTGGGAAGACCACCGTTTCCTCAGCTTTTGCGCTAAGTTGCGCGAGGCGTGGCGAGAAGACCCTCCTCATTGAGCTCAACGTTCACGATAAGGTGAGCTCTATGTTCGGGGCCGGGCGAGTGGGCACTGAGATCACCGAGGTCGAGGACAACCTCTGGGCGGTCAACATCACGCCTGAAGCGGCCCTCGAAGAGTACGCGGTGATGATGCTCAAGGTGCGTATCGTCTACAAGGCGGTGTTTGAAAACCGCATCATGAAGTCATTTTTGCGCGCGATCCCTGGCCTCAATGAGCTGGTCATGCTCGGAAAGGCTTATTACCACGTGGTCGAGAAAGAGAATGGCAAGCACGTCTGGGACAAGATCGTGGTGGATGCGCCGGCAACGGGTCACGGGCTCTTTCTACTGAAGATCCCAATGGTCATCACCTCGATCCTGAGCTCTGGCCATATGTTTGAAGAGGCGGAGCGCATCATCGAGGTCTTGCGGGACCCGGAGATTACGGCCTTGAATCTGGTGACTTTGGCAGAAGAGATGCCGGTCAATGAGACGATCATGCTCCACAACCAAACTCGCGACGAGCTCAAGATCCCGATGGGGGCTGTGATTGCGAACGGCGTTTACGAGCCACTCTTCAGCGAGTCGGAACATGAAATCCTCAACGCTGCTGCAAAACACGTCAAAGAGCCGTCAGTACTGGCGATGATTGATGCGGCGAACTTTCGAGTGATGCGCACGCGATTGCAGGCCGGGTATCTGAAAGAGATCGATCGTGAGATTCCGCTACCCCGACATACACTTCCGTTCGTATTTACGCCGCGTATGGACTTTCAATCCCTTCTGACACTCGCCGAAAAGCTCGAGTCCGAAATTGAAGGGGGGCAATCATGA
- a CDS encoding ArsA family ATPase, whose translation MNAQSKLAELVASKRVVVCVGSGGVGKTTTSAVIALHAAMQGRRVLVLTIDPAKRLANSLGIDALSNDVTRIPIEKFRDIGLEPKGELWAMMLDMKESFDHVVRRYAPAKERKAILENRIYQYFSTSLAGTQEYAAAERLYELYEEGNFDLIVLDTPPTTHALDFLEAPKRLEDAVDNKALYWLFKPGMLAGRTGLGVFSTGTAYVFKTLSKFTGAELLEEFSTFLKNFAVLFEGLKERSRRVRKLLTGPESTFVVVTAPEASSLEEALYFHKKLGDEEVQVGGFVINRVRTAWVDAEDARMPAVSVVHHLAESGHAVDHLSPEDLRDLAGKLLKNAQESAVLAEVDNNSIEVLRRAISRNTPIQRVPFFSTDIHSLRGLNLVRTSLFAEHTRTP comes from the coding sequence ATGAACGCGCAAAGCAAACTCGCTGAATTGGTGGCTAGTAAGAGAGTCGTGGTTTGTGTGGGCAGCGGTGGTGTTGGAAAGACGACTACAAGTGCGGTCATCGCGCTTCACGCTGCGATGCAGGGGCGTCGGGTACTCGTACTTACGATCGACCCAGCGAAACGCCTTGCGAACTCCCTGGGTATCGACGCCTTGAGCAACGACGTCACCCGCATTCCGATCGAGAAGTTTCGAGATATCGGGCTTGAGCCAAAAGGCGAGCTTTGGGCCATGATGCTCGACATGAAAGAGAGCTTTGACCATGTGGTTCGGCGTTATGCGCCAGCCAAGGAGCGCAAGGCGATTCTCGAGAACAGGATTTATCAGTATTTCTCCACAAGCCTGGCCGGCACGCAGGAGTACGCGGCCGCCGAGCGACTCTATGAGCTCTACGAAGAAGGGAACTTCGACCTGATTGTGCTGGACACGCCCCCTACCACTCACGCGCTGGACTTCCTTGAGGCTCCTAAGCGACTCGAGGATGCGGTAGACAACAAGGCGCTCTACTGGCTCTTCAAGCCCGGGATGCTCGCCGGTCGCACAGGCTTGGGCGTGTTTTCAACGGGTACAGCCTATGTTTTCAAGACGCTGAGTAAGTTTACAGGGGCGGAGCTCTTGGAGGAATTCTCGACGTTCCTAAAGAACTTTGCGGTGCTTTTTGAGGGTTTGAAGGAGCGAAGTCGCCGAGTCAGAAAGCTATTGACCGGCCCTGAATCAACTTTTGTGGTGGTTACGGCGCCAGAAGCATCGTCGTTGGAGGAAGCCCTCTACTTCCACAAAAAGTTGGGCGATGAAGAAGTTCAGGTGGGTGGTTTTGTAATCAATCGCGTCCGAACCGCATGGGTGGACGCGGAGGATGCTCGAATGCCGGCGGTTTCTGTGGTCCATCATCTTGCGGAAAGCGGGCATGCCGTAGACCACTTGAGCCCTGAGGACCTGCGCGATCTTGCTGGGAAGCTCTTGAAAAATGCTCAGGAATCCGCCGTACTTGCTGAGGTGGACAATAACTCAATAGAGGTCTTGAGGCGGGCAATAAGCCGCAACACACCGATTCAAAGAGTGCCTTTTTTCAGTACGGATATCCACAGCTTGCGCGGACTCAACTTGGTTCGAACGTCGCTCTTTGCTGAGCACACGCGGACTCCGTAG
- a CDS encoding serine/threonine-protein kinase codes for MAKLISMVGPYKLLHVLGRGGTSVVWRGDHTLSGQSVAIKVLTTERAQNARYREFFANEVRAVARLNHANITQILDAGLVDESNDELGLHAGNPYVVTEYVAGGTLEEFKPGLNWRAVRDLLKAMLDALAHAHAHGVLHLDIKPGNILLRHSELPLEPILTDFGISRVLEGENASYDSRVTGTPRYMAPEQVTGEPDDLGPWTDLYSLGCLAHKLICGRVPFDGENATETLRAHVRHAIPEFRPIISVPPGVKEWLHSLLAKDPNDRPASAAQAAWLLQKADLAPMEDWIEAQADTSPDIIDPKMEPTVITSPVEMTTMEVVPLLGPRPPLPLDWREHEESHMPSRPRYVGLGMVRHRVPPFLGRETERDQVWQALELAQSGPQAVIIRGAAGTGKTRLAEWGARIADELGLAVPLIARFHHSRLGLGPLEEEIGRCARILHLKPERAIARFRNFMGSIRPVDEGDFLDAVAFCDAVSPGATSVTRAERQDLLYRLITRMAERIPMVIVFDDAHREPDAWRFTDKLMNSNANVLVVLSVSSSDSLARAGLESLTRSERAHLIDLEPLRDPELAAILQRMLQLEPHLLEMVLERADGSPADALRYVMSWVEREMLVPGVDGYELVMPRDSISQESSHELAFAAADALLGKIDASAREAALYAAVLGSEIRRQEWEAVLKTAILPGPDALIDQIVQVGLVVREPNGLYRFVAEDVRRAVIKLSADTFGSAHSVVAETLAKIHPMTDARVLERVAYHLEQAGEVERAAELYTAAALRYHHSEGNEPAKRALDSFDNLKSRFPDARFPVAARTADVARLWLEFDDGVFDLKTVVRALSDAERDGAFRAAGSAARLRVKILRKKSFEAANEAIEEAIEILERAGELVEAGTLMLSQGWNFGLQGQYEFAFQRLNQAQSIFRAEGDLHWVGKVDQAASFLYLQRGDHETARQRIDALIHAARALGDRAMLAAGHAYLGEFERLKGNQEAALDHYSDVVALLGMDNLNGKIAMLNQSLCRIALGQDREALIILDFLQEDPAVRTANLHNHLTLGRLAVEFSLGVESPDFHERWVGVTRDIRHRSRYEFDLAWLLEHFAGLYQRRGHTDLREDALSLSEAIWIGLGRTDDAQRVAAQRERG; via the coding sequence TTGGCTAAACTCATTTCCATGGTAGGTCCATACAAACTTTTGCACGTTCTCGGCCGCGGCGGAACCTCCGTGGTGTGGCGAGGGGACCATACGTTGAGTGGCCAAAGTGTGGCCATTAAGGTGCTAACCACGGAACGTGCTCAGAATGCCCGCTATCGCGAGTTTTTTGCGAACGAAGTTCGTGCGGTAGCAAGGCTCAATCACGCCAATATCACCCAGATTTTGGACGCTGGCCTGGTTGACGAAAGCAATGACGAATTAGGCCTGCATGCTGGAAACCCATACGTGGTCACTGAGTACGTGGCAGGTGGAACGCTCGAGGAGTTTAAGCCCGGGCTGAATTGGCGTGCGGTTCGCGACCTCCTCAAGGCCATGCTCGATGCGCTTGCGCACGCGCACGCGCACGGTGTTCTTCACCTGGACATCAAGCCGGGCAACATTCTCCTGCGTCATTCCGAGCTCCCGCTTGAGCCGATCCTGACCGATTTTGGTATTTCGCGCGTGCTCGAAGGCGAAAACGCGAGCTACGACTCGCGCGTGACCGGTACCCCACGATACATGGCGCCAGAACAAGTCACTGGAGAGCCCGACGACCTCGGCCCCTGGACCGACCTCTACTCGCTTGGCTGCCTCGCCCATAAACTGATTTGTGGCCGCGTGCCTTTTGACGGCGAGAACGCGACGGAGACGCTAAGAGCGCACGTCCGTCATGCGATCCCTGAGTTTCGTCCCATCATCTCGGTTCCTCCGGGCGTCAAAGAATGGCTGCATTCACTCCTCGCCAAAGACCCGAACGATCGTCCCGCGAGTGCCGCGCAGGCCGCATGGCTGCTTCAGAAGGCGGACCTTGCCCCAATGGAAGACTGGATAGAGGCGCAGGCTGATACCTCACCGGATATTATCGATCCTAAGATGGAGCCTACCGTCATCACCTCTCCCGTGGAGATGACCACCATGGAAGTTGTGCCGCTCCTCGGTCCACGCCCCCCATTGCCCCTTGATTGGCGGGAGCACGAAGAATCACACATGCCTTCTAGGCCGCGCTATGTGGGGCTCGGCATGGTACGGCACCGCGTTCCACCGTTCCTTGGGCGAGAGACTGAGCGCGATCAAGTCTGGCAGGCGCTTGAACTCGCGCAGAGCGGGCCACAAGCAGTGATAATCCGGGGAGCCGCCGGCACGGGCAAGACGCGCCTTGCCGAGTGGGGCGCGAGAATTGCCGACGAGTTAGGCCTCGCGGTCCCGCTGATTGCGCGCTTTCACCACTCGAGGCTCGGCCTCGGCCCCCTCGAAGAAGAAATTGGGCGCTGCGCACGCATTCTCCATCTTAAGCCCGAGCGCGCCATAGCTCGATTTCGCAATTTCATGGGCAGTATTCGGCCGGTCGACGAAGGAGATTTCTTGGACGCGGTCGCCTTTTGCGACGCCGTATCCCCAGGCGCAACCAGCGTTACAAGGGCTGAGCGCCAAGATCTGCTCTACCGTCTGATCACGCGGATGGCCGAGCGAATCCCAATGGTCATCGTGTTTGACGATGCCCATCGCGAACCGGATGCATGGCGGTTCACCGACAAGTTGATGAATTCAAACGCGAACGTGCTGGTGGTCTTGAGCGTGTCCAGTTCAGACAGCCTGGCTCGCGCGGGACTTGAGAGTTTGACGCGCTCTGAGCGCGCCCATTTGATTGACCTCGAGCCACTTCGAGACCCTGAACTTGCGGCCATTTTACAGCGCATGCTCCAGCTTGAACCACACCTCTTGGAGATGGTTCTTGAGCGCGCAGATGGCTCGCCCGCCGACGCACTGCGCTACGTGATGAGCTGGGTTGAGCGAGAAATGTTGGTACCAGGTGTGGATGGCTACGAATTGGTCATGCCTCGCGACTCCATCTCACAAGAGTCGTCTCACGAACTCGCGTTTGCTGCCGCGGATGCGCTCCTCGGAAAGATCGATGCAAGTGCCCGCGAGGCCGCTCTATATGCGGCTGTGCTTGGCTCAGAAATCCGTCGTCAAGAGTGGGAAGCTGTGCTCAAAACGGCCATTCTGCCGGGTCCAGATGCCCTCATCGACCAGATCGTTCAAGTCGGTCTTGTGGTGCGTGAGCCCAACGGTCTCTACCGCTTTGTCGCCGAAGATGTCCGGCGCGCGGTGATTAAGCTCTCGGCCGATACGTTCGGGTCTGCTCATAGCGTGGTTGCAGAAACCTTGGCGAAAATTCATCCGATGACGGACGCCAGAGTCCTTGAGCGCGTCGCGTATCACCTTGAGCAGGCAGGTGAAGTAGAGCGTGCAGCCGAACTCTATACGGCGGCTGCCCTTCGCTACCACCACAGCGAAGGTAACGAGCCTGCAAAGAGGGCGCTCGATTCATTTGACAACTTGAAGTCGCGTTTCCCTGATGCCCGCTTTCCCGTCGCGGCAAGAACAGCCGATGTGGCAAGGCTCTGGCTTGAGTTTGATGATGGCGTGTTCGACTTAAAGACCGTAGTCCGAGCCCTTTCAGACGCTGAAAGAGATGGCGCGTTTCGTGCCGCCGGCTCAGCGGCCAGGCTCCGCGTCAAAATATTGCGCAAAAAGTCCTTTGAAGCCGCAAACGAAGCCATTGAAGAAGCCATTGAGATTCTGGAGCGCGCCGGTGAGTTGGTTGAGGCTGGCACGCTAATGCTCTCGCAGGGCTGGAATTTTGGGCTTCAGGGCCAATACGAGTTTGCCTTTCAAAGGCTCAATCAGGCTCAGTCGATTTTCCGTGCCGAAGGTGACCTACATTGGGTTGGAAAAGTGGATCAGGCTGCGTCATTCCTCTACTTGCAACGCGGCGACCACGAGACTGCTCGGCAGAGGATCGACGCACTTATCCATGCCGCCCGCGCATTGGGTGATAGAGCGATGCTCGCCGCGGGTCATGCCTATCTCGGAGAGTTTGAGCGTTTGAAGGGTAATCAAGAGGCCGCGCTCGACCACTACTCGGATGTGGTCGCACTCCTCGGTATGGATAATTTGAACGGCAAGATCGCGATGTTGAACCAGTCGCTCTGTCGTATCGCGCTGGGGCAAGACCGCGAGGCTCTTATCATTCTGGACTTCTTGCAGGAGGATCCAGCTGTCCGAACTGCCAACCTACACAATCACCTCACACTCGGTCGCCTCGCTGTGGAGTTCTCACTTGGGGTCGAAAGTCCGGACTTCCATGAGCGTTGGGTCGGGGTGACGCGCGACATCAGACACCGAAGTCGCTACGAATTTGACCTCGCGTGGTTGCTCGAACACTTTGCTGGGCTCTACCAAAGGCGCGGTCATACTGACCTGCGTGAAGACGCTCTGAGCCTCTCCGAGGCTATCTGGATTGGTCTGGGCCGAACCGATGACGCCCAGAGAGTTGCGGCTCAGCGTGAACGTGGTTGA
- a CDS encoding GNAT family N-acetyltransferase, which translates to MTIEVSIAEMAHLPDLMRIQAKAYGPGLVESEAVLESRVRAGKGYSFVATGDGEVLGYVLAHPWPRHASPGLENVFSESPPGSDALHIHDMALDERAKGQGISRLLLAAVEGAASGRFQASTLVAVQGAQTFWTHVGFEDEGPAEGYDEGARFMSKRLR; encoded by the coding sequence GTGACAATCGAAGTCTCAATCGCAGAAATGGCACATCTGCCTGATTTAATGCGCATTCAAGCCAAGGCATACGGTCCGGGATTAGTGGAGTCAGAAGCCGTACTTGAGTCTCGGGTCAGGGCAGGAAAGGGCTATTCTTTTGTGGCAACCGGTGACGGCGAGGTCTTGGGGTATGTGCTGGCGCATCCGTGGCCTCGGCACGCGAGCCCTGGACTTGAGAACGTGTTCAGTGAATCCCCACCTGGCTCAGACGCACTTCATATCCATGACATGGCTTTGGATGAGCGCGCCAAGGGACAAGGGATTTCGAGGCTACTTCTCGCCGCCGTGGAGGGGGCCGCCTCTGGAAGGTTTCAAGCGTCAACGCTTGTGGCTGTTCAGGGAGCTCAAACCTTTTGGACGCATGTGGGCTTTGAAGACGAAGGCCCCGCAGAAGGTTATGATGAAGGTGCGCGATTTATGAGCAAACGGCTTAGGTAG
- a CDS encoding GGDEF domain-containing protein, protein MDDSEFPHDQSESSEATQIVDSAALKRVREQITQRSQAYLMVIAGPHSGAMLKVDRNETILGRSDKSDLTLQDVGISRSHVRVSRVGDQVFVEDLQSANGTYVNGQRLSIRHELQEGDKIAIGASTIIKFSLQDGIDEDYQLRITEAALKDALTGAFNKKYFSDNIYSEFSYAKRHSTHLCLVMFDIDHFKNTNDTFGHLAGDYILANLGRLAHGMLRAEDVFARYGGEEFAVILRGITMYQGYQLAERIRAGIARFRFEYDGQHVPVTISMGVASFPEIDVQTPDELIAAADGALYAAKRSGRNRVEMAT, encoded by the coding sequence ATGGATGATAGCGAATTCCCGCACGACCAATCAGAGTCGTCTGAGGCCACGCAAATCGTAGATTCTGCGGCGCTTAAACGCGTCCGGGAACAGATTACTCAGCGTTCTCAGGCTTATTTGATGGTGATTGCAGGACCTCATTCTGGGGCCATGCTCAAAGTCGATAGGAACGAGACTATTCTCGGCCGCTCGGATAAGTCAGACCTCACCCTACAAGATGTGGGTATCTCGCGCTCCCATGTGCGCGTCTCAAGAGTCGGAGACCAAGTCTTTGTAGAAGACCTCCAAAGCGCAAACGGCACCTACGTCAACGGCCAACGGCTTAGTATCAGGCATGAGCTCCAAGAGGGTGATAAAATCGCCATCGGAGCCTCAACCATCATTAAGTTCTCGCTCCAAGACGGTATTGACGAAGACTACCAGCTACGAATCACTGAAGCCGCTCTAAAGGACGCCCTGACCGGTGCGTTCAATAAGAAGTACTTCAGCGATAATATTTACAGCGAATTTTCCTACGCAAAGCGGCATTCTACGCACCTGTGCCTGGTCATGTTCGATATCGACCACTTCAAGAACACCAACGACACCTTTGGGCACCTCGCTGGTGACTATATCTTGGCAAACCTTGGGCGATTGGCTCATGGCATGCTGCGTGCCGAAGATGTATTTGCGCGCTATGGAGGCGAAGAGTTCGCCGTGATTTTGCGCGGGATTACGATGTATCAAGGATACCAGCTTGCGGAGCGTATCCGGGCAGGTATCGCTAGATTTAGATTCGAGTACGACGGTCAGCATGTTCCCGTCACGATCAGTATGGGCGTCGCGAGTTTCCCTGAAATCGACGTGCAAACACCGGATGAACTGATTGCAGCGGCAGACGGTGCCTTGTACGCCGCAAAGCGCTCCGGTAGAAATCGCGTGGAAATGGCTACCTAA